The following are from one region of the Capsicum annuum cultivar UCD-10X-F1 chromosome 1, UCD10Xv1.1, whole genome shotgun sequence genome:
- the LOC107872266 gene encoding protein ENHANCED DISEASE RESISTANCE 2-like: MCSTKQKQKQHHRSFDVGGGGSGGDWREESITGGSLKHVDLEKGKNGWASPPGDLFNLRGTNYFTKKTKVPSGDWRLQPAGVDWLRSNSKLDHVLSRHDNRVMHALRKSQSEGKSLKTFILAVNLQVPGRDHHSAVFYFSTTDDAPLEPGSLLYRFVNGDDSYRNSRFKIVNRIIKGPWIVKAAVGNYSACILGKALNCYYHRGPNYLEIDVDIGSSAIASAILHLALGYVTSVTIDMGFLVESQTEEELPEKLFGAVRICQMEMSSATFVDTTSSRKVLPTVNLHNNVNSSRVQAEEKGENDDD; this comes from the coding sequence ATGTGCTCCACCAAGCAAAAACAGAAGCAGCACCACCGCTCCTTCGACGTAGGTGGTGGTGGTAGCGGCGGAGACTGGCGGGAAGAATCCATCACCGGCGGATCACTAAAGCATGTCGATTTAGAAAAGGGTAAAAACGGCTGGGCATCACCGCCGGGAGACTTGTTCAACCTCCGAGGGACGAATTACTTCACCAAAAAGACGAAAGTACCCTCCGGGGATTGGCGTCTACAACCCGCCGGCGTTGATTGGCTCCGATCTAACTCCAAGCTCGACCATGTCCTTTCTCGACACGATAACCGTGTGATGCACGCGCTGAGAAAATCTCAGTCCGAAGGAAAATCTCTCAAAACTTTCATACTCGCCGTGAATCTCCAAGTTCCTGGCCGTGACCACCACAGCGCGGTATTCTACTTTTCCACAACCGACGACGCGCCGCTCGAACCAGGTTCACTTCTCTACAGGTTCGTCAACGGCGATGACTCGTACCGTAACAGCCGGTTCAAAATCGTGAACCGGATTATCAAGGGTCCATGGATCGTAAAAGCCGCTGTAGGTAATTACTCAGCTTGTATACTGGGAAAAGCGTTGAATTGCTACTACCACAGAGGCCCAAATTACTTAGAAATCGACGTCGATATCGGAAGCTCGGCCATTGCTAGTGCTATTTTGCACTTAGCGTTAGGTTATGTAACGTCAGTGACTATCGATATGGGTTTTCTAGTGGAGTCACAAACGGAGGAGGAGTTGCCGGAGAAGCTTTTTGGGGCGGTTAGGATTTGTCAAATGGAGATGAGTTCAGCTACATTTGTTGATACGACGTCGTCAAGGAAGGTATTACCTACTGTTAATTTACATAATAATGTCAATAGTAGCAGAGTTCAAGCTGAAGAGAAAGGTGAAAATGATGACGATTAA
- the LOC124897568 gene encoding uncharacterized protein LOC124897568, with translation MTSNIAECINGCLVEVRVLPILGFLEEVRILFAAWNCKNSEIASYTNTTLRRRFQEILTDNGVKSLRMTVKAASSYLYCVYESGRRYIIDIEHGTCSYVELYRPNTIVKTYELPIILMPDMKDWIIPDFVDADEVLPPKYRRPLGSSKKERHLKSSESLTSSNHCGKCECAGHNRRTCGFFPKES, from the exons ATGACCTCTAATATAGCTGAATGTATTAATGGTTGTTTGGTAGAGGTTAGAGTACTTCCTATTTTAGGTTTCCTTGAAGAAGTGAGGATTCTATTTGCTGCATGGAATTGTAAGAACAGTGAAATTGCATCTTATACAAACACAACGCTTAGGAGAAGATTTCAAGAAATACTAACTGATAATGGGGTTAAATCGTTGCGGATGACG GTTAAGGCAGCTAGTAGTTATCTGTACTGTGTGTATGAATCAGGAAGAAGGTACATTATTGATATTGAGCATGGCACGTGTAGCTATGTCg AACTGTACCGTCCAAACACCATTGTCAAGACGTATGAACTCCCCATAATTCTTATGCCAGATATGAAAGATTGGATTATACCAGATTTTGTTGATGCAGATGAAGTCTTGCCACCCAAATATAGAAGACCTCTCGGGAGTTCAAAAAAAGAAAGACATTTGAAATCTAGTGAATCACTTACAAGTTCAAACCATTGCGGTAAATGCGAGTGTGCAGGCCATAACCGTAGGACGTGCGGTTTCTTCCCAAAAGAAAGTTGA